One genomic window of Caldivirga maquilingensis IC-167 includes the following:
- a CDS encoding NAD-dependent epimerase/dehydratase family protein, with the protein MSRVIVTGGAGFIGSHLVDRLVRDGYEVTVLDNFSSGDVSNLKESLSTGRVNVVKADLKYWGDWVSEFKGAYAVFHLAANPEVRVSSVEPRSHFDNNLVATFNVAEAARVSDVKYIVFASSSTVYGDAKVLPTPEDHPIIPISVYGATKAAGEIILDTYSRLYGIRVVNLRYANIVGPRSRHGVIYDFYIKLTRNPRELEVLGDGSQRKSYLYVDDAVDASLFLFNKLINGSLQEQAFNVGNKDWVTVMDIARIVIEELGLRNVNIVTRAMTPDGRGWLGDVKYMLLDVDKLSKLGWSPRYSSADAVRLTIRWLKGNAP; encoded by the coding sequence GTGAGTAGGGTAATTGTGACTGGTGGGGCAGGTTTCATAGGAAGCCACCTTGTGGATAGGCTTGTGAGGGATGGTTATGAGGTCACTGTATTGGATAATTTCAGTAGTGGGGATGTAAGTAACCTTAAGGAGTCGTTGAGTACAGGTAGGGTTAATGTTGTTAAGGCTGATCTTAAGTATTGGGGGGACTGGGTTAGTGAGTTTAAGGGTGCATACGCCGTATTCCACCTAGCCGCTAACCCTGAGGTTAGGGTATCCTCAGTAGAGCCTAGGAGCCACTTCGATAATAACCTGGTTGCAACATTTAATGTGGCTGAGGCGGCTAGGGTGAGTGATGTTAAGTACATTGTCTTCGCCAGTAGTAGTACAGTGTATGGTGATGCTAAGGTTTTACCAACACCTGAGGATCACCCAATAATACCCATAAGCGTCTACGGCGCCACTAAGGCCGCTGGGGAAATTATACTGGATACGTATTCTAGGCTTTACGGTATTAGGGTTGTTAACTTAAGGTACGCTAACATTGTTGGACCCAGGTCAAGGCACGGTGTAATATATGACTTCTACATTAAACTCACCAGGAATCCCAGGGAACTTGAGGTTCTTGGTGACGGTAGCCAGAGGAAGAGTTACCTATATGTTGATGATGCTGTTGATGCATCATTATTCCTATTCAATAAACTAATTAATGGTAGTCTTCAGGAACAGGCCTTTAATGTGGGTAATAAGGATTGGGTTACTGTAATGGATATAGCTAGGATTGTTATTGAGGAACTTGGGTTAAGGAACGTTAACATAGTTACCAGGGCCATGACCCCTGATGGTAGGGGTTGGTTAGGTGATGTTAAGTACATGCTTCTTGATGTTGATAAGTTAAGTAAACTGGGTTGGTCCCCAAGGTACAGTAGCGCGGATGCGGTTAGGTTAACCATTAGGTGGCTTAAGGGGAACGCCCCCTAA
- a CDS encoding aldose 1-epimerase produces the protein MINDEWSVNGLRVIKISRNELEVTVIPELGGLIWSIRYNGNELLHHHKDPEPIEYFREGLTPEDFYNVVFFGGWFEVIPNAGYASKYAGVFFGLHDETPYLPWRVEYDEEVDEYSMLMIVTLRKYPLKLYRRIRLINSNEVLVKERLINLSGQNLKFSWLHHPNFGGDLLSECTTLELPEGTEVEVDKYLNGDSSILEPGYRGFFPMVKSKDGGMIDLSRFPRGINTNDLVYVPNVNGNWFRLINEDLGITLEANWDSSVFRSMWLWRPLGGGLNYPWFSRIYAASIELATSWPATGLAGQVKAGTAYEIQGNGELNTWIRFKITS, from the coding sequence GTGATTAATGATGAATGGTCTGTGAATGGGTTGAGGGTGATTAAGATTAGTAGGAATGAACTTGAGGTCACTGTTATCCCTGAACTCGGTGGCTTAATTTGGAGCATTAGGTACAATGGTAATGAGCTGCTTCACCATCATAAGGATCCTGAACCCATTGAGTATTTTAGAGAAGGCCTAACACCAGAGGACTTCTATAATGTAGTCTTCTTCGGTGGTTGGTTTGAGGTGATTCCCAACGCCGGCTATGCCTCAAAGTACGCTGGCGTATTCTTTGGTCTACATGATGAGACTCCTTACTTACCATGGAGGGTTGAGTATGATGAGGAGGTTGACGAGTACTCAATGCTCATGATTGTGACCTTGAGGAAGTATCCGCTTAAACTGTATAGGCGAATTAGGTTAATTAACAGTAATGAGGTTTTAGTTAAGGAGAGGTTAATTAACTTAAGTGGACAGAATTTAAAATTCTCATGGCTGCATCACCCAAACTTCGGCGGTGACTTACTGAGCGAATGCACTACACTTGAGTTACCTGAGGGTACTGAGGTTGAGGTTGATAAGTACCTTAACGGTGATTCATCAATACTTGAACCTGGTTACAGGGGCTTCTTCCCAATGGTTAAATCTAAGGATGGGGGGATGATTGATTTATCAAGGTTCCCAAGGGGTATTAACACTAATGACTTAGTTTATGTGCCTAATGTTAATGGTAATTGGTTTAGGTTAATTAATGAGGATTTAGGTATTACCCTTGAGGCTAATTGGGATTCATCAGTGTTCAGGTCAATGTGGCTTTGGAGACCACTGGGTGGTGGATTAAATTACCCGTGGTTCAGTAGGATTTACGCAGCTTCAATTGAATTAGCCACCAGTTGGCCAGCCACTGGACTGGCTGGACAGGTTAAGGCTGGGACGGCCTATGAGATTCAGGGTAATGGTGAATTAAACACTTGGATTAGATTTAAGATAACCTCTTAA
- a CDS encoding 4Fe-4S dicluster domain-containing protein gives MVITFRVMVLDNCIGCGICWAICPKGVLIGKLRAKAVVASEEQCMGCFSCQYNCPFNAIIVKVNPKEVKRLS, from the coding sequence GTGGTCATTACGTTCAGGGTAATGGTTCTGGATAATTGCATTGGATGCGGAATATGCTGGGCAATATGCCCTAAGGGTGTATTAATTGGTAAACTAAGAGCTAAGGCTGTGGTTGCCTCAGAGGAGCAATGCATGGGTTGCTTCTCATGCCAATACAACTGCCCCTTCAATGCAATAATCGTTAAGGTTAACCCTAAGGAGGTTAAGAGGTTATCTTAA
- a CDS encoding acyl-CoA dehydrogenase family protein, which translates to MDFNLSQEEELFRRSVVEFAERYVKPNWVLVDDGKYPLINIVKRMSESGLLGVPFNSRYGGQDGSFTMSAIATEELAYADPSLATPVFYLLNTAWPFIVQRYGREEVKEEALPRVVKGVGFIGIASTEPQGGSDVASTRLEARRSDDSWSLYGEKNIVTGVSLIINDMDYGGFVTIARTAPPETRHRGLTTLLALVKKDGVVLNGFDYGSYEDIGRRGLATNYIRFNGLTVKESYTLGEVNAGFKILMEGFDIARVLIAAASIGVTRWLLDQSRDWIKSRVVFNKPIASYQSISFKYAELATRLEQARLLTYKAAWLTDRYFILNDSSVDILTVATFNAMAKMTAVELAVETALEAMRWFGGASYFKESNIARALLGALSYYVGAEGTGNIMRLIVARNLIGREVT; encoded by the coding sequence GTGGACTTTAACCTCAGTCAGGAGGAGGAGTTATTCAGGAGGAGTGTGGTTGAGTTTGCTGAGAGGTATGTTAAACCAAATTGGGTTCTCGTGGATGATGGGAAATACCCCTTAATCAACATTGTTAAGAGAATGAGTGAGTCAGGCCTACTGGGTGTGCCCTTTAATTCAAGGTACGGTGGGCAAGATGGCTCATTCACCATGAGTGCCATAGCCACTGAGGAATTAGCCTACGCAGACCCCTCCTTAGCAACCCCAGTCTTCTACCTACTTAACACCGCCTGGCCCTTCATTGTTCAAAGGTATGGGAGGGAGGAGGTTAAGGAGGAGGCTTTACCCAGGGTGGTTAAGGGTGTCGGCTTCATTGGGATAGCCTCCACTGAACCCCAGGGTGGTAGTGATGTGGCCTCCACTAGGCTTGAGGCCAGGAGGAGTGATGATTCATGGAGCCTCTACGGTGAGAAGAACATTGTCACCGGGGTCTCATTAATAATCAACGACATGGATTACGGGGGCTTCGTCACAATAGCTAGGACTGCTCCCCCTGAGACTAGGCATAGGGGTTTAACCACCCTGCTAGCCTTAGTGAAGAAGGATGGTGTAGTGCTTAACGGCTTCGATTACGGTAGTTATGAGGATATTGGGAGAAGGGGACTTGCCACTAATTACATTAGGTTCAATGGGTTAACAGTTAAGGAATCCTACACCCTCGGTGAGGTTAATGCTGGTTTCAAGATACTGATGGAGGGTTTCGACATTGCCAGGGTACTCATAGCAGCAGCATCAATTGGGGTCACTAGGTGGCTTCTTGATCAATCAAGGGATTGGATTAAGTCCAGGGTTGTTTTCAATAAGCCAATAGCCTCATACCAGTCAATAAGCTTCAAGTACGCTGAATTAGCCACTAGGCTTGAGCAGGCTAGGTTACTTACCTATAAGGCCGCTTGGTTAACCGACAGATACTTCATACTCAATGACTCCTCAGTCGACATACTTACCGTAGCCACCTTTAACGCCATGGCTAAGATGACTGCGGTTGAATTAGCCGTTGAAACTGCCCTAGAGGCAATGAGATGGTTCGGTGGGGCCAGTTACTTCAAGGAATCTAACATTGCCAGGGCACTCCTTGGTGCATTAAGCTACTACGTTGGCGCCGAGGGTACTGGTAATATTATGAGGCTTATAGTGGCTAGGAACCTAATAGGCAGGGAGGTTACTTGA
- a CDS encoding DUF3311 domain-containing protein, with translation MAMNSKNLIKVILLIIVPWIFIAFLAPLYNRSSPELGGWPFLWWYLFAWVFIQPIITYIVYRIIDKGGES, from the coding sequence ATGGCTATGAATTCAAAGAATCTAATAAAAGTAATACTACTAATAATAGTGCCGTGGATCTTCATAGCGTTCCTTGCACCACTTTACAATAGGTCATCCCCCGAGTTGGGTGGTTGGCCGTTCCTATGGTGGTACCTTTTTGCCTGGGTTTTCATACAACCCATCATAACCTACATAGTTTACCGCATAATAGATAAGGGTGGTGAATCATGA
- a CDS encoding helix-turn-helix domain-containing protein, producing MYDTEALMLLNGLLNSPRLVYLDYYHYSDWTVKVSELNLEYRVLSSFVDSSSPFIVEYALVRVGSRLDFKNFLKTLNSHRNVLSIDDVKPINSTYPRLIRMVVRGDYADSTRFKAHILGGLEIGYSTSGGVEHWVFLFPSSKAVDMFIGIISGNGEVGRVRESAVNPEDVVAAIVRSKVKVLLSSDEEKLLRIAHENGLFDTPRRITVRQLAKELGVSESTLSRNLSRVIKRVLNIIINDEFNPLDDETLRFTP from the coding sequence ATGTATGACACTGAGGCATTAATGTTACTTAATGGTTTACTTAACTCACCTAGGTTAGTTTACCTAGATTACTATCATTACTCAGACTGGACTGTTAAGGTTTCTGAACTTAACCTTGAGTATAGGGTTTTAAGCAGTTTCGTTGACTCCTCTTCACCATTCATAGTGGAGTATGCTCTGGTGAGGGTTGGTAGTAGGCTTGACTTTAAGAATTTCCTTAAGACCTTGAATAGTCATAGGAATGTCTTAAGTATTGATGATGTTAAACCCATTAACTCCACTTACCCTAGGTTAATTAGAATGGTTGTTAGGGGTGATTACGCGGACTCCACTAGGTTTAAGGCTCACATTCTTGGTGGTTTAGAGATAGGGTACAGTACCAGTGGTGGTGTTGAGCATTGGGTCTTCCTGTTCCCGAGTAGTAAGGCTGTTGACATGTTTATAGGGATTATTAGTGGTAATGGTGAGGTGGGTAGAGTAAGGGAGAGTGCGGTGAATCCTGAGGATGTGGTGGCAGCCATAGTGAGGAGTAAGGTTAAGGTACTGTTGAGTAGTGATGAGGAGAAGTTGTTAAGGATAGCTCATGAGAATGGGTTATTTGATACGCCGAGGAGGATAACGGTAAGGCAGTTGGCTAAGGAATTGGGTGTGAGTGAATCAACATTATCCAGGAATTTAAGTAGAGTAATTAAGAGGGTGCTGAACATTATAATTAATGATGAATTCAATCCATTAGATGATGAAACACTTCGCTTCACTCCTTAA
- a CDS encoding sodium:solute symporter family protein, giving the protein MIFAAIDYAVFFTLIGLAVVAGFLGSKWRAPDFTRIAEWSLGGMRFGAFIVWFLMGADIYTAYSLISIPGAAYSLGGFILYAVVYGSISYPFLYIVATKFYRVAKRRGYITAGDYVRDRFNSGVLSLLISLTGIIAMLPYIALQIVGIRYVLDAMGFPVIPSFIIAYIIVALFVAVSGLRGPALSSLIKDAILWGVILTVVIALGIRFNGFGPIFTQLGPSHYLIPSKLMIGYITLALGSGISWLLFPNLLVGILGSKSEDVIRKNSVFLPLYQVWLILLALMGLVALAKNLVPSGVSSLAFPSVLNAYFPSTFVAVAFAGIVIGSMVPAGLQSLGAANLITRNIYLDFINRKATERQQVLWGRVAVFIMVIASLIFALVPAASGLIFYLLTFSYAWLLQTLPAIILSMYWYDLDKYSVAAGWAVGTGLVTYGLVTVGFSSSLLPWFYDIYVGLLGLIVNLIVMLVVYAIVKALKVKVSSRLNPQELL; this is encoded by the coding sequence ATGATTTTCGCAGCCATTGATTACGCAGTATTCTTCACCCTTATTGGATTAGCAGTGGTGGCTGGATTCCTTGGTAGTAAGTGGAGGGCGCCTGACTTCACTAGGATAGCTGAATGGAGTCTAGGCGGTATGAGGTTTGGGGCATTCATAGTATGGTTCCTAATGGGTGCTGACATATATACGGCCTACTCATTAATATCAATACCCGGTGCAGCCTACTCACTGGGTGGTTTCATTCTCTATGCCGTTGTTTACGGTTCAATATCCTACCCATTCCTATACATTGTTGCAACAAAGTTCTACAGGGTAGCTAAACGCCGTGGTTACATTACGGCTGGTGATTACGTTAGGGATAGGTTTAATAGTGGTGTATTATCATTATTAATATCCTTAACCGGTATAATAGCCATGCTCCCTTACATTGCCTTACAGATAGTTGGTATTAGGTATGTGTTAGATGCCATGGGTTTCCCAGTTATTCCAAGTTTCATAATAGCTTACATAATAGTGGCCTTATTCGTAGCTGTAAGTGGGTTAAGGGGACCTGCCTTGAGTTCACTGATTAAGGATGCTATACTATGGGGTGTAATACTTACTGTGGTTATTGCATTAGGCATACGCTTCAATGGCTTCGGTCCAATATTCACTCAACTCGGTCCATCCCATTACCTAATACCCAGTAAGCTGATGATTGGGTACATTACCTTAGCCCTCGGTAGTGGTATATCATGGTTACTCTTCCCCAACCTCCTAGTTGGGATATTAGGCTCCAAGAGTGAGGACGTTATCAGGAAGAACTCAGTCTTCCTGCCGCTTTACCAAGTTTGGTTAATATTACTGGCATTAATGGGTTTAGTAGCCTTAGCCAAGAACCTAGTCCCAAGTGGGGTCTCAAGCTTAGCCTTCCCCTCAGTCCTAAACGCCTACTTCCCAAGCACCTTCGTGGCAGTGGCCTTTGCAGGTATTGTGATAGGGAGTATGGTTCCGGCTGGGTTGCAAAGCCTGGGTGCAGCCAATTTAATAACCAGGAACATTTACTTAGACTTCATAAACAGGAAAGCCACGGAGAGGCAGCAGGTCCTATGGGGTAGGGTGGCCGTCTTCATAATGGTTATAGCATCCTTAATATTCGCCCTAGTTCCAGCAGCCAGTGGCCTAATATTCTACCTATTAACCTTCTCCTACGCATGGCTTCTTCAAACCCTCCCAGCCATAATACTATCAATGTATTGGTACGACTTGGATAAGTATAGTGTGGCTGCCGGGTGGGCTGTGGGCACTGGTTTAGTGACCTATGGCCTAGTGACCGTGGGTTTCTCCTCCTCACTACTACCCTGGTTCTACGACATCTACGTTGGCCTACTGGGCTTAATAGTGAACTTAATCGTAATGCTTGTGGTTTACGCAATTGTTAAGGCGCTTAAAGTTAAGGTAAGTAGTAGGCTTAATCCACAGGAGTTGCTTTAA
- a CDS encoding M20 family metallopeptidase — translation MVSELGDQLAELTSRLVQINSVNPPGDVTGVVEFIRNWLSERGFSSSIYEYVKGKPNLIARVGKGKPIIILNGHTDVVPPGDPDKWTHPPFSGRVIEGRVYGRGSTDMKGGVAVIMMVFAKLGPLIEKEGAGSLVFSATADEEVGGHAGVEALVKDNLLVGDAAIVAEPTGFDKYCIAEKGLSQVKLITRGRPAHGSLPLLGDNAIMKLFKAIDKAQGIINEVNRDIKLPQDLIEAVNNSAKVYLEGALRSGLRLSEDDFKRVIGSVSFNPGVIKGGSKVNMVPDYAELELDMRVPPGVSPSAVIDRLRNGLSELAEVEVLDTSEPNYTPSNERIIQLIREGISRQGAEAKPIIMTGATDGRYLRLRGIPTVIYGPGELTLAHTYDEYVTIKDLVNTHNTIKYTVEKYLSLKQ, via the coding sequence ATGGTTAGTGAACTGGGGGATCAGTTGGCTGAATTAACCTCACGTCTAGTTCAAATAAATAGCGTTAATCCACCTGGTGATGTAACCGGGGTTGTTGAATTCATTAGGAATTGGCTCAGTGAAAGGGGATTCTCAAGCAGTATTTACGAGTACGTTAAGGGTAAGCCCAATTTAATAGCCAGGGTAGGTAAGGGTAAGCCTATAATCATACTGAATGGGCACACTGACGTCGTACCACCAGGTGACCCAGATAAATGGACCCACCCACCCTTCTCAGGTAGGGTTATTGAAGGAAGGGTTTACGGGAGGGGTTCAACAGACATGAAGGGTGGGGTAGCCGTCATAATGATGGTTTTCGCTAAGTTAGGGCCATTAATTGAGAAGGAGGGTGCTGGTTCATTAGTCTTCTCCGCCACAGCTGATGAGGAAGTTGGTGGTCATGCCGGTGTTGAGGCCTTAGTTAAGGATAATTTACTAGTGGGTGATGCAGCCATAGTTGCTGAACCAACAGGCTTCGATAAGTACTGCATAGCTGAGAAGGGGTTAAGCCAAGTGAAGTTAATCACCAGGGGTAGGCCAGCCCACGGTAGCCTGCCTCTACTTGGTGATAATGCAATAATGAAGCTGTTCAAGGCTATTGATAAGGCCCAGGGCATTATTAATGAAGTGAACAGGGATATTAAGCTACCCCAGGATTTAATCGAAGCCGTTAATAATTCAGCAAAGGTCTACCTGGAGGGGGCTTTAAGGAGCGGCCTAAGGTTAAGTGAGGATGATTTTAAACGCGTAATAGGCTCAGTATCCTTCAATCCAGGCGTAATTAAGGGTGGATCCAAGGTTAACATGGTTCCAGACTACGCGGAACTGGAATTAGACATGAGGGTACCACCCGGTGTCTCACCAAGTGCCGTTATTGATAGGTTAAGGAACGGCTTAAGTGAATTAGCTGAAGTGGAGGTATTAGACACCAGTGAACCAAACTACACACCCTCCAATGAGAGGATAATTCAATTAATACGTGAAGGCATTAGTAGACAAGGAGCTGAGGCTAAGCCAATAATAATGACTGGGGCAACCGACGGAAGGTACTTGAGACTAAGAGGCATACCAACGGTGATTTACGGACCAGGTGAATTAACATTAGCACACACTTATGATGAATACGTAACCATAAAGGACCTAGTGAACACTCATAACACCATAAAATACACTGTGGAGAAATACTTAAGTTTAAAGCAATAA
- a CDS encoding translation initiation factor aIF-1A: protein MSAESKVRVPDEGEMLAKVTDIVGDDRVKVVCEDGNVRIARIPGKYRKRMWIRIGDYLIVAPWDFEPSKADVVYKYEKGEVNELRRISKYSEVLNRLDELAL, encoded by the coding sequence GTGAGTGCAGAGTCTAAGGTTAGGGTTCCGGATGAGGGGGAGATGCTTGCTAAGGTTACTGACATAGTTGGGGATGATAGAGTTAAGGTTGTTTGCGAGGATGGTAACGTCAGGATAGCTAGGATTCCAGGTAAGTATAGGAAGAGGATGTGGATTAGGATTGGGGATTATTTAATCGTTGCTCCATGGGATTTTGAACCCAGCAAGGCTGATGTTGTTTATAAGTATGAGAAGGGTGAGGTTAATGAACTTAGGAGGATTAGTAAGTACAGTGAGGTTTTAAATAGGCTTGATGAATTAGCCCTGTAG
- a CDS encoding ABC transporter substrate-binding protein codes for MGKTLIYILVTTVVLIVVAAYSVAIVQAQQKPQIIGGAPVTIILTPGSPMWNPYAPSNMIGNTWDYLPLAAFNPLTGQWWPILAENWTAEVLPNGSGILTIYLRPGLYWYNGSATLPFTAWDVYAEFYIGMKAFGWYVPWINQSLVDEDIRVLNNYTIQFLFQIWTPYIPYWLLTSWIDVPYAAWKPIVDALKTMNVTQATKYSTNITEFVAPYYGLYPYYVSYVSTTYTHFTLEPPNLLSSWYKVFPFASWGYYDPTAIVWETGGNTQALSGMLAGKITYDWIGLSESQLKVINSTPGWSSFALPVFATMGIAINPHDYPWNIPQVREALCDVINRTEVAAAWGLAISKPDYYPEPVPTEAIDTYPPSVRQFIIPCSYNWTKAEQLLESLGFKKINGYWYTPNGTELTLYIYGTSGWTDWMTMTSDAISQLQEFGINGKLIGQDVGVFWSTIIPNSEYEGATTWIIFTNGLYSSIWAFLNDPWWTTGVAIQAWHKGSEVWPFQWPNGTCSPVILPTQPPVFTNGTIVWCVNSTYGYINITNWQMLENIAAPGTPQYDLMLKIIFAWYYYFVPIVPLYDKLEPYEYMTSVMDPNWLFQPCIINKYPILTYELEAMPWGYGNSFFSNLHIIIAWGLVAPKGVVPPVAQAIANGSLWTKYPQYAAFLGIPNPDPSLQQCVASYFHIPYTPVTTTTTSTTTTSTTTTPVTTTSTTTATTTTTATTTTTAVSTVTSTVTSTAVSTVTSTATTTAVSTVTVTKPVISTALIAGIVIIVIVIAAVAAIIALRRR; via the coding sequence ATGGGTAAAACACTCATATACATACTAGTAACTACGGTAGTACTCATAGTAGTTGCAGCATATAGTGTGGCTATAGTTCAAGCTCAACAGAAGCCTCAAATAATAGGAGGCGCCCCTGTCACAATAATATTAACACCAGGTTCACCCATGTGGAATCCCTATGCGCCAAGTAACATGATTGGTAATACATGGGATTACTTACCATTAGCGGCGTTTAACCCATTGACTGGCCAATGGTGGCCTATTCTAGCTGAGAATTGGACTGCTGAGGTTTTGCCTAATGGTAGTGGTATTTTAACGATTTACCTTAGGCCTGGCTTATACTGGTATAATGGTTCTGCTACATTGCCTTTCACAGCATGGGATGTTTATGCTGAATTCTATATTGGTATGAAGGCTTTTGGTTGGTATGTGCCTTGGATTAACCAATCACTCGTTGATGAGGATATTAGAGTATTAAATAATTACACAATACAATTCCTATTCCAAATCTGGACACCGTACATACCATATTGGCTATTAACAAGTTGGATTGATGTACCATACGCCGCATGGAAACCAATAGTAGATGCATTAAAAACAATGAACGTGACACAAGCAACAAAATACTCAACAAATATTACTGAGTTTGTTGCACCATATTATGGTCTATATCCATATTACGTAAGTTACGTTAGCACAACATATACCCACTTCACCCTTGAGCCGCCTAACTTATTGTCATCATGGTATAAGGTCTTCCCCTTCGCATCATGGGGGTACTATGATCCAACGGCAATAGTGTGGGAGACTGGCGGCAATACACAGGCCTTAAGCGGTATGTTAGCTGGGAAAATAACATATGATTGGATCGGTTTATCTGAATCCCAGCTTAAGGTTATTAATAGCACACCAGGCTGGTCTTCATTCGCCTTACCAGTATTCGCAACGATGGGTATTGCCATTAATCCTCATGATTATCCTTGGAATATTCCTCAGGTCAGGGAGGCTTTATGCGATGTTATTAATAGGACTGAGGTTGCTGCAGCATGGGGCTTAGCCATCAGTAAACCAGACTACTACCCTGAGCCAGTACCCACTGAAGCCATTGATACTTATCCGCCAAGTGTTAGGCAGTTCATTATACCGTGCTCCTACAACTGGACCAAGGCCGAACAACTCCTTGAAAGCCTAGGATTCAAGAAGATTAACGGATACTGGTACACACCAAACGGAACAGAATTAACGCTCTATATTTATGGGACTAGTGGTTGGACTGACTGGATGACTATGACTAGTGATGCGATATCTCAATTACAGGAATTCGGTATTAATGGCAAGTTAATTGGGCAGGATGTTGGAGTATTCTGGAGCACTATAATACCTAATAGTGAGTATGAGGGTGCTACCACGTGGATTATTTTTACTAATGGACTATATAGTAGTATATGGGCGTTCTTAAATGATCCTTGGTGGACTACTGGAGTAGCCATTCAGGCATGGCATAAGGGTAGTGAAGTTTGGCCATTCCAGTGGCCTAATGGTACATGCAGCCCAGTTATCTTACCCACTCAGCCACCTGTCTTCACTAATGGTACCATAGTGTGGTGTGTCAACTCAACATACGGCTACATTAACATAACCAACTGGCAGATGCTTGAGAATATCGCTGCTCCAGGAACACCTCAATATGACTTAATGCTGAAGATAATATTCGCATGGTACTACTACTTCGTTCCAATAGTGCCGCTTTATGATAAGCTTGAGCCGTATGAATACATGACATCTGTAATGGATCCAAACTGGTTATTCCAGCCATGCATAATCAATAAGTACCCAATATTAACATATGAACTAGAAGCCATGCCATGGGGCTACGGTAACTCATTCTTCAGTAACCTACATATAATAATCGCATGGGGTCTTGTTGCACCAAAAGGTGTTGTTCCTCCTGTTGCTCAAGCTATAGCTAATGGTTCATTGTGGACTAAGTATCCTCAGTATGCTGCATTCCTAGGTATTCCTAATCCTGATCCAAGTCTACAGCAGTGTGTTGCATCGTACTTCCATATACCGTATACACCAGTTACTACAACCACTACTTCAACGACTACTACATCGACAACCACTACACCAGTGACTACTACTTCAACGACTACTGCCACAACCACTACTACTGCTACAACAACCACTACGGCTGTTAGTACTGTTACAAGCACAGTAACCAGTACAGCTGTAAGCACTGTAACATCAACAGCAACCACAACAGCAGTATCAACCGTAACCGTGACTAAACCAGTAATAAGCACAGCATTAATAGCAGGAATAGTAATCATAGTAATAGTCATAGCAGCAGTAGCAGCAATAATAGCATTAAGAAGAAGATAA